A stretch of Cicer arietinum cultivar CDC Frontier isolate Library 1 chromosome 5, Cicar.CDCFrontier_v2.0, whole genome shotgun sequence DNA encodes these proteins:
- the LOC140920577 gene encoding uncharacterized protein: protein MKEWDDHQATLPPAQRAGPVQRKQYETASFMHISGGKYKGRVLGAGSLSSTFKKGPTGYIQTETSSSYASTDRSHRPSIDNDLDQLKKQWASEQEEKTQQLIQAAIDKLNEEWKQKFQEQQQQFQQQQQQFQQQQFSFPPVFHQQFPPRPQYLPQQPLFQQQQNYSQYSQQQQPPPNFQQQHQDPPNSAFQQVQQQPPMFQQQQYFHNYPYVPSSSHQIPQPQPDHQTAYRPTMPTAGLIRPDLNQPQPARAPHSTSGGAIEDEIQFQTMMSPPTQIHNTFEGLLSSGMAGNNDGVSGADQRNYYED, encoded by the coding sequence atgaaagaatgggatgatcatcaagctactcttcctcctgctcagcgagctggtccagtgcagcggaaacaatatgagaccgcaagttttatgcacatcagtggtggcaagtacaaagggcgtgtgctgggtgccggtagtttatcatcaacctttaagaaaggtccaaccggctatattcagactgagacgtcttcttcttatgctagtacggatcgatctcatcgtccgtcgatagataatgatcttgaccagttaaagaagcaatgggcaagtgagcaagaagaaaagacacaacagctgatacaagccgcaattgataaattgaatgaggagtggaaacaaaagtttcaagagcagcagcagcagtttcagcagcaacaacaacaatttcaacaacaacaattttcatttcctcctgtgtttcatcagcagttcccgcctcggcctcaatacttgcctcaacaaccactattccagcagcaacaaaattactctcaatactcccagcagcagcaaccgcctccaaatttccaacagcaacaccaggatcctccgaactctgccttccagcaaGTACAGCAGCAGCCGCCAatgtttcaacaacaacaatattttcataattatccgTATGTTCCGTCCTCTTCACATCAaattcctcaacctcaaccagatcatcaaactgcataccgaccaactatgccaacagctgggttgatcagaccagatttaaatcaacctcaaccagctagGGCTCCTcattcgactagtggtggtgccattgaagatgaaattcaatttcaaaccatgatgtctcctccaacacaaattcataatacttttgagggacttctttCGTCGGGCATGgcaggaaataatgatggtgtgagtggagctgatcagaggaattattatgaggattga